In one window of Nakamurella alba DNA:
- a CDS encoding YigZ family protein, translated as MTSYRTLAAPATAALEIKRSRFLALLTPSVDETDARLAIAQARAVHPKARHHCTAFVIGPRQELQRSNDDGEPSGTAGTPMLETLVAAGLSDVTAVVVRYFGGILLGAGGLTRAYRAAVAAAIEDARVITRAQRLQYMVSVDYAAASSLEAEARKQGWIFGAHYAAEVDVTLAVPEDERDLLQLRLSELTGGRSEARPIGTGWVTL; from the coding sequence GTGACCAGCTATCGGACCCTCGCCGCACCGGCGACGGCGGCGCTGGAGATCAAGCGGTCCCGGTTCCTGGCGCTGCTCACCCCGAGCGTCGACGAGACCGATGCCCGGCTGGCCATCGCGCAGGCGCGGGCCGTGCACCCGAAGGCCCGGCACCACTGCACCGCGTTCGTCATCGGCCCGCGGCAGGAGCTGCAGCGCAGCAACGACGACGGCGAGCCGTCGGGCACGGCCGGCACGCCGATGCTGGAGACGCTGGTCGCCGCCGGGCTGAGCGACGTCACCGCGGTCGTGGTCCGTTACTTCGGCGGCATCCTGCTCGGCGCCGGCGGCCTGACCCGGGCCTACCGGGCGGCGGTGGCGGCGGCGATCGAGGACGCCCGGGTGATCACCCGGGCGCAGCGGCTGCAGTACATGGTGTCGGTCGACTACGCCGCGGCCTCGTCGCTGGAGGCGGAGGCCCGCAAGCAGGGCTGGATCTTCGGCGCGCACTACGCGGCCGAGGTCGACGTCACGCTGGCGGTGCCGGAGGACGAGCGGGACCTGTTGCAGCTGCGGCTGTCCGAGCTGACCGGCGGGCGGTCGGAGGCCCGGCCCATCGGCACCGGCTGGGTCACCCTCTGA
- a CDS encoding class I SAM-dependent methyltransferase, producing the protein MADWDGAAYAGINGLQQAMAAASLAAVRLTGDERVLDIGCGDGAVSARIAEQLTGGSVLGIDPSPRMLEVARERLPGDPRLSFEAGDVMNLPFRSEFDLAVSFNALHWVRDQAHALRQIAAALRPGGRAVLLMVCAGPRRGIEDVAMEVTEEPAWATAFAGFRSPFFHADPGDFGSDAVDAGFELVDLSVTDRSWEFGSREALADWCTVGFADWGARLPPGQLPVFVGEVVRRYEAFTRSPGLFAFYQLRAELRRPSSLRR; encoded by the coding sequence GTGGCGGACTGGGACGGGGCGGCCTACGCGGGGATCAACGGACTGCAGCAGGCGATGGCCGCTGCGTCGTTGGCGGCGGTACGGCTGACGGGGGACGAACGTGTGCTCGACATCGGTTGCGGGGACGGCGCTGTCAGCGCACGGATCGCCGAGCAGCTGACGGGCGGATCGGTGCTCGGCATCGACCCCAGCCCGCGGATGCTCGAGGTGGCGCGCGAGCGACTGCCCGGTGATCCGCGGCTGTCCTTCGAGGCCGGCGACGTGATGAACCTGCCCTTCCGGTCCGAGTTCGATCTCGCTGTCTCCTTCAACGCGTTGCACTGGGTCCGCGACCAGGCGCACGCGCTCCGGCAGATCGCCGCGGCGTTGCGGCCCGGCGGCCGGGCGGTGCTGCTGATGGTCTGCGCCGGCCCGCGTCGCGGCATCGAGGACGTCGCCATGGAGGTGACCGAGGAGCCGGCCTGGGCCACCGCCTTCGCCGGGTTCCGGTCGCCGTTCTTCCACGCCGACCCGGGCGACTTCGGGTCGGACGCGGTGGACGCCGGCTTCGAGCTGGTCGACCTGTCCGTCACCGACCGGTCGTGGGAGTTCGGGTCGCGGGAGGCGCTGGCCGACTGGTGCACCGTGGGGTTCGCCGACTGGGGGGCGCGGTTGCCGCCCGGACAGCTGCCGGTGTTCGTCGGCGAGGTGGTGCGCCGGTACGAGGCGTTCACCCGCAGCCCGGGTCTGTTCGCCTTCTACCAGCTCCGCGCCGAGCTGCGCCGACCGTCTAGCCTGCGGAGGTGA
- a CDS encoding class I SAM-dependent methyltransferase: protein MVDGADADTWSGLADGWSRYWGASTAPVHEVLIQAAGIRGGMRVLDVGCGSGEFLARLVADGVLVAGVDPAPGMVELARRRVPGGQVHPGDAEDIPFEDNSFEVVTAVNALQFAAYPFDALDEWARVLVQGGMVAVANWAEGARNDLDVLERAVADAAGEPLAPDGELRRPGGLENVLAEAGLEVLAAGIIATPWQPADDHDLVHGVLLGEFEGTMSDRAPVVLAAAAPFRRPDGGYLLHNHHRWAVARHVI from the coding sequence ATGGTCGACGGTGCGGACGCGGACACCTGGTCCGGGCTGGCGGACGGCTGGTCCCGGTACTGGGGCGCCTCGACCGCTCCGGTGCACGAGGTGCTGATCCAGGCGGCCGGGATCCGCGGCGGGATGCGGGTGCTCGATGTCGGTTGCGGGAGTGGGGAGTTCCTGGCCCGGCTGGTGGCGGACGGGGTGCTGGTCGCCGGGGTGGACCCGGCGCCCGGGATGGTCGAGTTGGCCCGGCGACGGGTCCCCGGCGGCCAGGTGCATCCCGGCGATGCCGAGGACATCCCGTTCGAGGACAACTCCTTCGAGGTGGTGACCGCGGTCAACGCCCTGCAGTTCGCGGCGTACCCGTTCGACGCCCTCGACGAGTGGGCCCGGGTGCTGGTCCAGGGCGGGATGGTGGCCGTGGCCAACTGGGCGGAAGGTGCCCGCAACGACCTGGACGTGCTGGAGCGCGCGGTGGCCGACGCGGCCGGCGAGCCACTCGCCCCGGACGGCGAACTGCGCCGTCCGGGTGGACTGGAGAACGTGCTCGCCGAGGCCGGTCTGGAGGTTCTGGCCGCCGGGATCATCGCGACGCCGTGGCAGCCGGCCGACGACCATGACCTGGTGCACGGCGTCCTGCTCGGCGAATTCGAGGGCACCATGAGCGACCGCGCCCCCGTCGTCCTCGCCGCGGCCGCACCCTTCCGCCGGCCGGACGGTGGCTACCTGCTGCACAACCACCACCGCTGGGCAGTGGCGCGCCATGTGATCTGA
- a CDS encoding NADPH-dependent F420 reductase, whose product MTTLGIIGAGNIGSQVARAAVAHGYDVVIANSRGPETLDDLVAELGPKAKAATAADAAAAADVAVVTVPLKAYQDIPVEPLAGKIVLDTNNYYWERDGRIDELEKGEATVSGLLQQHLPTSKVAKAFNHIMAADITTDVAPAGAPGRRALATSSDSDEAVEFVTRLYDEFGFDTVNVGPLSESWRVERDRPAYVVRQTKDELVSNLAIAPRTI is encoded by the coding sequence ATGACAACTCTGGGAATCATCGGTGCAGGGAACATCGGCAGCCAGGTCGCGCGGGCGGCGGTGGCACACGGCTACGACGTGGTGATCGCCAATTCGCGCGGGCCGGAGACGCTGGACGACCTGGTCGCCGAGCTGGGGCCGAAGGCCAAGGCGGCCACCGCCGCCGATGCCGCGGCCGCCGCCGACGTCGCCGTGGTGACGGTGCCGCTCAAGGCCTACCAGGACATCCCGGTCGAGCCCTTGGCCGGGAAGATCGTGCTGGACACGAACAACTACTACTGGGAGCGGGACGGCCGGATCGACGAGCTGGAGAAGGGTGAGGCCACCGTCTCCGGACTGCTGCAGCAGCACCTGCCCACCTCGAAGGTCGCCAAGGCCTTCAACCACATCATGGCCGCCGACATCACCACCGACGTCGCGCCGGCCGGCGCACCCGGCCGCCGGGCCCTCGCCACCTCCAGCGACTCCGACGAGGCCGTCGAGTTCGTCACCCGGCTGTACGACGAGTTCGGTTTCGACACCGTCAATGTCGGCCCGCTGTCCGAGTCCTGGCGGGTCGAGCGGGACCGCCCGGCCTACGTAGTGCGGCAGACCAAGGACGAGCTGGTCTCGAACCTCGCCATCGCCCCGCGCACCATCTGA
- a CDS encoding nucleoside deaminase: protein MCNLTETDLRHLTRCAELAEAAFAAGEEPFGSVLVSAGGDVLFEDHNRTSGGDGTRHPEFEIARWAGAHVAPADRAGCTVYTSGEHCAMCSAAHAWNGLGRIVYAVSTAQLVGWRTDWGTALGPVVPLSIRQVAPGVEIGGPAPELEQRMYELHRRQAERTR, encoded by the coding sequence ATGTGCAACCTCACCGAGACCGACCTGCGTCACCTGACCCGCTGCGCGGAGCTCGCCGAGGCGGCGTTCGCCGCGGGGGAGGAGCCGTTCGGCTCGGTGCTGGTGAGCGCCGGCGGCGACGTGTTGTTCGAGGACCACAACCGCACCTCCGGCGGTGACGGCACCCGGCACCCGGAGTTCGAGATCGCCCGGTGGGCCGGCGCGCACGTGGCGCCGGCCGACCGGGCCGGGTGCACCGTCTACACCTCGGGCGAGCACTGCGCGATGTGCTCCGCGGCGCACGCCTGGAACGGGCTGGGCCGGATCGTCTATGCCGTGTCGACCGCGCAGCTGGTCGGCTGGCGGACCGACTGGGGCACGGCCCTCGGCCCGGTCGTCCCGCTGTCGATCCGGCAGGTCGCGCCCGGCGTCGAGATCGGCGGTCCGGCGCCGGAACTGGAGCAGCGGATGTACGAGCTGCACCGGCGGCAGGCCGAGCGGACCCGCTGA
- a CDS encoding CpaF family protein — MAAPSAITAAPGTDRATALDHVHDEVRELVRRRGLDPVTDHRGARRLIDEVIAHYEERAGSSALPALHDRAAVHRTVFDALAGFGPLQRYFDDPDVEEIWINQPGRVFVARHGRSELTTTVLTGDEVRDLLERMLKPSGRRIDLSSPFVDALLPDGSRLHAVIPDITRDHVAVNIRKFVVAAPGLEDLVARGSLTAQAARFLEAAVTAGLNIIVSGGTQAGKTTLLGALVNSVPARERVITAEEVFELKPELPDVVALQTRQPNLEGHGEIRLRRLIKEALRMRPSRIVVGEVRQEESLDLLIALNSGLPGMCSVHANSAREAVVKLCTLPLLAGENVTASFVVPTVASSVDIVVQAGLEPDGSRRVREIVALPGRVEAGVVEVADLFITRHGRLVRAQGFPPHEDRFARHGFVLTDLLREDTDDRQS, encoded by the coding sequence ATGGCGGCACCATCGGCGATCACGGCTGCGCCCGGCACGGACCGGGCCACCGCACTGGACCACGTCCACGACGAGGTCCGAGAACTGGTCCGGCGCCGCGGCCTCGACCCGGTCACCGACCACCGCGGAGCCCGCCGGCTCATCGACGAGGTCATCGCGCACTACGAGGAACGCGCCGGCAGCAGCGCTCTCCCGGCACTGCACGACCGGGCCGCCGTGCACCGCACCGTCTTCGACGCGCTGGCCGGATTCGGCCCGCTGCAACGCTATTTCGACGACCCCGACGTCGAGGAGATCTGGATCAACCAGCCCGGCCGCGTGTTCGTGGCCCGGCACGGCCGGTCCGAGTTGACCACCACGGTGCTCACCGGCGACGAGGTCCGTGACCTGCTCGAGCGGATGCTCAAACCCTCCGGCCGCCGGATCGACCTGTCCTCGCCTTTCGTCGACGCCCTGCTGCCCGACGGCTCCCGGCTGCACGCCGTCATCCCGGACATCACCCGCGACCACGTCGCCGTCAACATCCGCAAGTTCGTCGTCGCCGCCCCCGGCCTCGAGGACCTCGTCGCCCGTGGCAGTCTCACCGCCCAAGCCGCGCGCTTCCTCGAGGCCGCGGTGACGGCCGGGCTCAACATCATCGTCTCCGGCGGCACCCAGGCCGGGAAGACCACCCTGCTCGGCGCTCTCGTCAACTCCGTGCCCGCCCGCGAACGCGTCATCACCGCCGAGGAAGTGTTCGAGCTCAAGCCCGAACTACCGGACGTGGTGGCGCTGCAGACCCGGCAGCCCAACCTCGAGGGCCACGGCGAGATCCGGCTGCGCCGGCTCATCAAGGAGGCCCTGCGCATGCGGCCCAGCCGCATCGTCGTCGGCGAGGTCCGGCAGGAGGAATCGCTCGACCTGTTGATCGCGCTCAACTCCGGCCTGCCCGGGATGTGCAGCGTGCACGCCAATTCCGCCCGGGAGGCGGTGGTCAAGCTGTGCACGCTGCCGCTGCTGGCCGGCGAGAACGTCACCGCATCGTTCGTGGTGCCGACCGTCGCGTCCTCGGTCGACATCGTGGTGCAGGCCGGTCTGGAGCCGGACGGGTCCCGCCGCGTCCGCGAGATCGTCGCCCTGCCAGGCCGTGTCGAGGCCGGTGTCGTCGAGGTCGCCGACCTCTTCATCACCCGGCACGGGCGACTGGTCCGCGCGCAGGGCTTCCCGCCGCACGAGGACCGTTTCGCCCGGCACGGATTCGTCCTCACCGACCTGCTGCGCGAGGACACGGACGACCGTCAGTCGTGA